The nucleotide window AAGATGTGTTTGCTCCGTTCGACCAGTAATATGTATACGCAGGAGTTCCACCTGTTACAGTAGTGGTAATGCTTCCAATACTATCGTTGGTACATAATGTTCCAATGTTAATTGTAGAAATATCTAATGAGTCGGGTTCACTTATCTGGTATGATTGTGAACTTGTACAGTTATTTCCATCATTAATTGTAACAATATAAATACCGGGTGCTAAACCATAAATATCCTGTGATATTGCCGAATTATTCCATGTGTAATTATATGGTTGTATTCCACCGGTCACCTGAAGATCAATACTTCCATTGGAGTTGTTTTTGCATTTAACATTTGAAGTTGTTCCTGTTATTGCAATTGCTTGTGGCTGATCAACGATTGCTATAAGTGTGTCAGAGCAACTATTAAAATCTGTAATTGTCAAACTGTAAATTCCTGAACTAATGTTAAGGTTATTTGCAGCGCTGATGCCATTGCTCCAGCTATAGTTGTAGGGAGTTACACCTCCCTGAACATTTGCACTAACCGAGCCATTTGTGCCATTAAAACAATGAACAGAAACTATGCTTAATGAAGTAATTAATGGATTTGGTTCAATAACCGATTCCGAAGCAACAGCTGTACAGCCATTGTCATCTGTTATTGTAACCCAATATGAACCTGAAGCAACTGCATTAAGGTCTTCTGTAGTTGCGTTGTTGTCCCATAAAAATGTGTAAGGTGACGTGCCACCTGTAACATTTATTCCTACCATTCCATCTGTATATCCATAACAGGTAACTGGTAAAGACGAAATTAAAACATCAACGTGGGTGGGTTGTAAAAGAGTGTCGTATTTAATATTGTTACATCCGTTATTATCAGTAACAATTAAAAAATAATTTCCTCCTGTTAAGTTTTCAGCTATTGCATCAGTATCGCTATTCGACCATACATATGTGTATGGCTGTGTTCCACCAATAACTGTAGCAGATAATATTCCGTCATTTTCACCGAAACAGGAAATGTTTGTTTCTGAAATTGAAATAGAAATGGAATCTGGTTGAGTTATTGTTACTTGTTGTGATAAACTACAGTTATTGTCATCTTTAATTGTTACGTAGTATGTTCCTGCAGCCATATTTATTAAATTTTGCTGAGATGAGCCTTGTAACCATGAATATGTGTAGTTACCTGCAACAGTTCCGCCACTAACTGTAGTATTTATTGTTCCGTTATTTTGTCCATAACAAATTGCGTTATTTATTGTAAATGATGCTGTAATAGCCGATGGTTGTGTTATGTTAATATTAGTAACCGACTGGCAACTGTTTTGATCAGAAATTGTTATTTGATAGTTTCCTGCCGAAAGAGTATCGATTTGAGAACTAACCGAACCATTACCATTTCCTGTCACACCATTTGACCATGTGTAAGTTAAAACTCCTGTTCCAGTTGCAGTAACCTGTGCTTTGCCATCGTGTCCGTTATTACAACTTATGTTATTAATTATATTTGAGTTTAAAACTGGTGCACCTAAATCACTTACTGTAGTTGATCCTGTTTTACTACAGCCATTCTGATCTGTTACTGTTACGTTATATGTACCTGATGTTAAATTTGTGGCTGTTGTGTTTGTTTGTGAATTACTCCAGATATAAGAATAATTTCCCCATCCGCCGGTTGGGTTAACTGTAGCACTTCCATTATTGTTTCCACATGTTGCATTTGTATTTGTAAGTCCGATTGTTAATGCAGTTGGAATTGTAACTGTACCATTTGAAACAGTAGAAGTACAGCCATTTTGTGTTACCTGCAACGATACATTATATGTTTGTCCTGCTGTACCTGTTAGTAATTGAGGACCCTGACCTGTTCCTGGATTTGCTGTAGCTCCTCCAAAATTCCACGAATATGTTCCTGCTGCGGTTGCAGTTCCGTTATATGTTATATTTGCTGCAGTTCCGTTACAAATTGGATTTTGTGCTGTAAATGATGAGGTTGGAATATTATTTACATTTATTATAACAGGGTATCTGTGACCTTCGCATATTGAATTGTTGTGTGTTATATAATAAGTAGTAGTGTCAAATAATACCGGTGTGGTAAATGTTGTGTTATTTGTTAATATTGCAGATCCACCTGTTTGCGTACTATACCAGTTAAATGTTCCGTAACCTGTGGGCGATGTTATATTTAAGGTTGCTGTATTCCCGTCACATATTGTTGGATTTATTGCTACAGGTTCAGGTTCTCCAAGCATAAACGCATA belongs to Bacteroidia bacterium and includes:
- a CDS encoding gliding motility-associated C-terminal domain-containing protein, translated to MKKFFYISILLCSIFAELNASSISSTITTGNWSSTASWVGGVIPGINDSVIIVNGANITLNANSVIYKITINTGGTLNLSDKTLTLQGNTNLGGNCGIWGTLNLNTGTIQQTGNFINYGTFNCGTGTVIFNGTDGQGIEGNTVSTFYNLRSMNTNAAVGKGLSAHPVNTIIKGNFIADGTFNRNSQGNPNSTVTFDGNTQLSGAYSFYLNHVVINAGATVNAGSKTIYLYGNWTSNGTFICGTGTISVKYDTYSSCQPISQTIYQAFPDLNPFWNIDVSKTSGSASPITGVDNTLGNLYVSNNFTVSNGTWNANGVKRLYVKGNFVVNPVATYTASTGRVLMTGTNATTPQTLSCNSSLYKVTIDNSGAGVKLATNINITFELQLTNGILYTRNSTLNYELYVSNNDPISIPVGYSASSYIAGNLKRAIVAPNNYTYPVGVSNSILHKYRPLVLNLTAAGGASTISVNQDSTQNSGTYYSSYWTKILPDAGNPTGTVNFSYNLSSDFQSGMTECSISALRGTQPPATNWNYVLNTTIPAAGANNGHLTSTLPASFSPYAFMLGEPEPVAINPTICDGNTATLNITSPTGYGTFNWYSTQTGGSAILTNNTTFTTPVLFDTTTYYITHNNSICEGHRYPVIINVNNIPTSSFTAQNPICNGTAANITYNGTATAAGTYSWNFGGATANPGTGQGPQLLTGTAGQTYNVSLQVTQNGCTSTVSNGTVTIPTALTIGLTNTNATCGNNNGSATVNPTGGWGNYSYIWSNSQTNTTATNLTSGTYNVTVTDQNGCSKTGSTTVSDLGAPVLNSNIINNISCNNGHDGKAQVTATGTGVLTYTWSNGVTGNGNGSVSSQIDTLSAGNYQITISDQNSCQSVTNINITQPSAITASFTINNAICYGQNNGTINTTVSGGTVAGNYTYSWLQGSSQQNLINMAAGTYYVTIKDDNNCSLSQQVTITQPDSISISISETNISCFGENDGILSATVIGGTQPYTYVWSNSDTDAIAENLTGGNYFLIVTDNNGCNNIKYDTLLQPTHVDVLISSLPVTCYGYTDGMVGINVTGGTSPYTFLWDNNATTEDLNAVASGSYWVTITDDNGCTAVASESVIEPNPLITSLSIVSVHCFNGTNGSVSANVQGGVTPYNYSWSNGISAANNLNISSGIYSLTITDFNSCSDTLIAIVDQPQAIAITGTTSNVKCKNNSNGSIDLQVTGGIQPYNYTWNNSAISQDIYGLAPGIYIVTINDGNNCTSSQSYQISEPDSLDISTINIGTLCTNDSIGSITTTVTGGTPAYTYYWSNGANTSSLTSLTHGIYILTVSDANLCTLTKTINLEGSPPVSVNIVTTLNNVLAEVNGGSSPYTYSWNNGNTNSTFTISQSGSYIVTITDNFGCTATADSDIIIEFEIPTVFTPNNDLVNDTWEIKGIETYSDVTIEIFNRWGDILFKFNGAGLEYKNRSTQWDGQFKGKDLPMGAYLFIVNLHNNEKAITGAVSIVR